A portion of the Lolium rigidum isolate FL_2022 chromosome 1, APGP_CSIRO_Lrig_0.1, whole genome shotgun sequence genome contains these proteins:
- the LOC124656937 gene encoding cytochrome P450 94B3-like — MIPGSYMMFFQFVGCCLLLLLYSLRFRSSSPVHGPRSYPVIGCLVAFYENRRRLLDWYTQMLSASPTQTIVVDRLGARRTVVTANPVNVEHILKGNFANYPKGKPFTDVLGDLLGKGIFNVDGEMWSAQRKLVSHEFSARTLRELEIAVLEAEALDRLVPALEAAAEPGGGAVDMQDVLRRFAFDVICRVSLGVDPGCLDPALPAPRLATAFDAAAGIIARRGAAPVAAVWKIKRALDIGSERRLREEVKVIHEAVMDLIRSRKKERFLVNGARNDLLSRMIECGYADEEIRDMVISFIMAGRDTTSSALTWFFWLLMRHRDVERDVLDEITSMRQQLQGSSNAGEGFDLDDFRRMRVLHAALSETMRLYPPVAWDSKHAAVADVLPDGTRVGAGDRVTYFQYGMGRVEAIWGSDAADFSLDRWLALPSDGMTGGVSPFKYPVFQGGPRTCLGREMAFAQMKFVACAVLRRFDLRPVDEGRTPVFLPLLTSHMAGGLNVTVRRRVEDARHGTHDAATTAGKTH, encoded by the coding sequence ATGATACCTGGAAGTTACATGATGTTCTTTCAGTTTGTCGGATGCTGCCTCCTGCTCCTGCTATACTCTCTTCGATTTAGGTCTAGCAGCCCTGTGCATGGGCCAAGAAGCTACCCGGTGATCGGCTGCCTGGTTGCCTTCTACGAGAACCGGCGGCGGCTCCTCGACTGGTACACCCAGATGCTGTCCGCCTCGCCGACGCAGACGATCGTCGTTGACCGGCTGGGCGCGCGGCGAACCGTGGTAACGGCGAACCCGGTCAACGTTGAGCACATCCTCAAGGGCAACTTCGCCAACTACCCAAAGGGGAAGCCCTTCACCGACGTGCTCGGCGACCTGCTCGGCAAGGGCATCTTCAACGTCGACGGCGAGATGTGGTCCGCGCAGCGGAAGCTGGTGAGCCACGAGTTCTCGGCGCGCACGCTCCGGGAGCTGGAGATCGCCGTGCTCGAGGCCGAGGCGCTCGACCGCCTCGTGCCGGcgctggaggcggccgcggagccGGGCGGCGGTGCCGTGGACATGCAGGATGTGCTCCGCCGGTTCGCCTTCGACGTCATCTGCCGTGTCTCGCTGGGCGTTGACCCAGGATGCCTTGACCCGGCATTGCCGGCGCCGAGGCTGGCAACCGCTTTCGACGCGGCCGCCGGGATCATCGCCAGGCGGGGCGCCGCGCCGGTGGCCGCCGTATGGAAGATCAAGCGCGCGCTGGACATCGGCTCGGAGCGGCGGCTGCGGGAGGAGGTCAAGGTGATCCACGAAGCCGTGATGGACCTCATCCGGAGCCGCAAGAAGGAACGGTTCCTGGTCAACGGCGCGAGGAACGACCTGCTGTCGCGGATGATCGAATGCGGCTACGCGGACGAGGAGATCCGGGACATGGTGATCAGCTTCATCATGGCCGGCCGCGacacgacgtcgtcggcgctgaccTGGTTCTTCTGGCTGCTCATGCGCCACCGCGACGTCGAGCGGGATGTCTTGGATGAGATCACGAGCATGAGGCAACAACTACAAGGCAGCAGCAACGCCGGGGAAGGCTTCGACCTGGACGACTTCCGCAGGATGCGGGTGCTCCACGCCGCGCTGAGCGAGACGATGCGGCTGTACCCGCCGGTGGCGTGGGACTCGAAGCACGCGGCGGTGGCGGACGTGCTGCCGGACGGCACCCGCGTGGGGGCCGGCGACCGGGTCACCTACTTCCAGTACGGCATGGGGAGGGTGGAGGCCATCTGGGGTTCCGACGCGGCCGATTTCAGCCTCGATCGGTGGCTGGCGCTGCCGTCCGACGGCATGACCGGCGGTGTGTCCCCCTTCAAGTACCCGGTGTTCCAGGGCGGGCCGCGGACGTGCCTGGGCAGGGAGATGGCTTTCGCGCAGATGAAGTTCGTGGCCTGCGCCGTGCTCCGGCGGTTCGATCTGCGGCCCGTGGACGAGGGCCGCACGCCGGTGTTCCTGCCGCTGCTGACCTCCCACATGGCCGGCGGGCTCAACGTGACGGTGAGGAGGAGGGTGGAGGACGCACGCCACGGCACGCATGACGCAGCAACGACAGCTGGAAAAACCCATTAA